The Cardiocondyla obscurior isolate alpha-2009 linkage group LG22, Cobs3.1, whole genome shotgun sequence genome includes a region encoding these proteins:
- the LOC139110938 gene encoding uncharacterized protein yields the protein MSCSGAYDEQIYLAEILIDKLTLTPDKIKEVGGYPIVIKIKLLDLPVFEFTRDDSDASRRDQDVRFMVGKCCLFVKRPRDLVQGLRSSSMIIGVFRADDTYPTAETKLNVPDCLCDQITMIGNDPENQPKPFTMKKGINLLDPGENPFGTLHMELVVACLGRIFKTQYELHPKFFVSGGQNKEREICVKRLVSPELLDEKISENALQDIPPKEKKKKVKAPKEKKKKKKKTKA from the coding sequence ATGTCCTGCTCCGGTGCCTACGACGAGCAGATCTATCTAGCCGAGATACTGATCGATAAATTGACGTTGACGCCCGACAAAATCAAAGAAGTCGGCGGGTACCCTATCGTGATCAAGATCAAGCTCTTAGATCTCCCCGTGTTCGAGTTCACTCGAGACGATTCGGACGCGTCGAGGCGCGATCAAGATGTACGCTTTATGGTCGGTAAATGCTGCCTATTCGTCAAGCGGCCGCGAGATCTGGTCCAAGGACTGCGTTCGTCGAGCATGATAATCGGCGTGTTTCGTGCGGACGATACTTATCCTACGGCGGAGACAAAATTGAATGTACCAGACTGTCTGTGCGACCAGATCACTATGATCGGTAATGACCCCGAAAATCAACCAAAACCGTTCACGATGAAAAAAGGCATCAATCTTCTCGATCCCGGCGAAAATCCGTTCGGCACGTTGCATATGGAGCTCGTCGTCGCATGCCTTGGACGCATTTTTAAAACACAGTACGAACTGCATCCTAAATTCTTCGTTTCGGGCGGGCAAAATAAAGAACGAGAGATCTGCGTGAAACGACTTGTATCGCCTGAGCTGCTCGATGAGAAAATTTCTGAGAACGCACTGCAGGATATTCCtcctaaagaaaaaaagaaaaaagttaaagcgccgaaagaaaagaaaaagaaaaagaagaaaacgaagGCATAG